A region of Saccopteryx leptura isolate mSacLep1 chromosome X, mSacLep1_pri_phased_curated, whole genome shotgun sequence DNA encodes the following proteins:
- the ZC3H12B gene encoding probable ribonuclease ZC3H12B, with the protein MTATAAVETPKMKKSASKEKKQQPKQDHTEQGNADSEEWMSSENDLEQMSLKNGNNDNSCQPGIVQLKKKEIPSKPYRQLCRSPCLDHPSFSQSSILQEGKLDLEKEYQAKMDFALKLGYAEEQIQSVLNKLGPESLINDVLAELVRLGNKGDSEGQVNLSLLVPQGPSSKEIANPELSLEDELDCSDNLRPVVIDGSNVAMSHGNKEEFSCRGIQLAVDWFLDKGHKDITVFVPAWRKEQSRPDALITDQDILRKLEKEKILVFTPSRRVQGRRVVCYDDRFIVKLAFDSDGIIVSNDNYRDLQVEKPEWKKFIEERLLMYSFVNNKFMPPDDPLGRHGPSLENFLRKRPVVPEHKKQPCPYGKKCTYGHKCKYYHPERANQPQRSVADELRISAKLSTVKTMSEGTLAKCGTGLSNAKGEITSEVKRVAPKRQSDPSIRSVAVEPEEWLSISRKPEASSVPSLVTALSVPTIPPPKSHAVGALNTRSASSPVPGSSHFPHQKSSLEHMASMQYPPILVTNSHGTPISYAEQYPKFESLGDHGYYSVLSDFSKMNINNLHNREYYMAEADLGVYTRNPNLCPDSRMSHTRNDNYSSYNNLYLAVADAHPEGSLKLHRSASQNRLQPFPHGYHEALTRVQSYGPDDSKQASHKQSVPHFVLHAQHPATGTHSSCSGDYPIPANIHSGATTQPGRALVMTRMDSISDSRLYESNPMRQRRPPLCREQHASWDPLPCATDSYGYHSYPLNNNLMQPCYETVMVRSVPEKMEQLWRNPWVGMCKDSREYIIPEHQYQIYKNLCNIFPSNIVLAVMEKNPHTADAQQLAALIVSKLRAAR; encoded by the exons ATGACGGCCACAGCTGCAGTGGAGACACCAAAGATGAAGAAGAGTGCCTCCAAGGAAAAGAAGCAGCAGCCTAAGCAAGACCACACGGAGCAAGGTAATGCAGATTCTGAAGAGTGGATGAGCTCCGAGAATGACCTTGAACAGATGAGCCTTAAGAATGGCAACAATGACAATAGCTGCCAACCTGGCATTGTTCAGTTGAAGAAAAAAGAGATTCCCTCCAAACCATACCGTCAGCTTTGTAGATCACCCTGCTTAGATCATCCAAGCTTTTCCCAGAGCAGCATTCTACAGGAGGGGAAGCTTGATTTGGAAAAGGAATACCAAGCCAAGATGGATTTTGCACTAAAGCTGGGCTATGCAGAGGAACAGATTCAATCAGTGCTGAACAAGCTGGGCCCAGAATCACTTATTAATGATGTATTGGCAGAGCTTGTCAGACTTGGGAACAAAGGTGATTCAGAAGGGCAGGTCAACTTAAGTCTGTTAGTGCCTCAGGGGCCCAGCTCCAAAGAGATTGCAAACCCTGAACTATCTCTTGAAGATGAGCTAGACTGCAGTGACAATTTGAGGCCAGTTGTCATTGACGGAAGTAATGTGGCAATGAG cCATGGGAATAAAGAAGAGTTTTCCTGCAGAGGAATACAACTTGCTGTGGATTGGTTTCTTGATAAAGGCCATAAAGATATTACTGTATTTGTGCCTGCATGGAGAAAGGAACAATCCAGACCTGACGCACTAATCACAG ATCAAGATATCCTACGAAAACTGGAGAAGGAAAAGATTCTTGTGTTCACACCATCCCGAAGGGTCCAAGGCAGGCGAGTTGTGTGCTATGATGACCGATTCATAGTCAAACTGGCTTTTGACTCCGATGGCATCATTGTATCCAACGATAACTATCGAGACCTTCAAGTCGAAAAACCAGAATGGAAGAAGTTTATAGAAGAGAGATTGCTGATGTATTCTTTTGTGAATAACAA ATTTATGCCTCCAGATGATCCTTTAGGACGTCATGGCCCAAGCCTTGAAAATTTCTTAAGAAAGAGACCTGTTGTTCCTGAGCACAAAAAGCAACCATGCCCTTACG GCAAAAAATGCACCTACGGCCACAAGTGCAAATACTACCATCCGGAGCGGGCCAACCAACCCCAGCGTTCGGTGGCTGATGAGCTCCGCATCAGTGCCAAACTGTCCACAGTGAAAACCATGAGCGAAGGTACCCTGGCTAAGTGTGGCACAGGGTTGTCTAATGCCAAAGGTGAAATAACCTCAGAAGTCAAGCGTGTGGCCCCCAAGCGCCAATCAGATCCCAGTATCCGGTCCGTGGCTGTGGAGCCTGAGGAATGGCTATCTATTTCTCGTAAGCCTGAGGCCAGCTCTGTCCCCTCACTTGTGACTGCGCTAAGTGTCCCCACAATACCACCTCCCAAAAGCCATGCAGTGGGTGCACTCAACACCCGTTCGGCTAGCAGCCCAGTGCCAGGATCCTCTCATTTCCCTCACCAGAAGTCCTCTTTGGAGCATATGGCCAGCATGCAGTACCCCCCCATCCTGGTTACCAACAGCCATGGGACCCCTATTAGTTATGCTGAGCAATATCCAAAGTTTGAGTCCTTGGGGGACCATGGCTACTATTCAGTGTTAAGCGACTTCTCCAAAATGAACATCAACAACTTGCATAATCGAGAGTACTATATGGCTGAAGCAGACCTGGGAGTGTATACCAGGAATCCCAACCTCTGTCCTGATAGCCGTATGAGCCATACCAGGAACGACAACTATTCCTCTTACAACAACCTGTACTTGGCTGTAGCTGATGCCCACCCTGAAGGCAGTTTGAAGCTACATCGCTCAGCATCTCAAAACCGTCTTCAGCCTTTTCCTCATGGTTACCATGAAGCCTTAACGCGAGTGCAGAGCTATGGCCCAGATGATTCTAAGCAAGCCTCCCACAAGCAGTCAGTCCCCCACTTTGTTCTGCATGCCCAGCACCCAGCAACTGGGACACACTCCAGCTGTTCTGGAGATTACCCCATACCTGCTAATATCCATTCTGGGGCAACCACCCAGCCAGGACGTGCCCTGGTGATGACTCGGATGGACAGCATTTCTGACTCCCGCCTCTATGAAAGCAACCCTATGAGGCAAAGACGACCTCCTCTGTGCCGGGAACAACATGCCAGCTGGGACCCACTGCCTTGTGCAACCGACTCCTATGGCTACCACTCCTATCCCTTGAATAACAACCTCATGCAACCATGCTATGAGACAGTCATGGTGAGGAGCGTGCCTGAAAAGATGGAGCAGCTTTGGAGGAATCCTTGGGTTGGAATGTGCAAGGATTCCAGGGAGTATATCATCCCAGAGCACCAGTATCAGATCTACAAGAACCTCTGCAATATTTTCCCTTCCAATATTGTCCTTGCAGTGATGGAGAAAAATCCCCACACAGCAGATGCCCAGCAGCTGGCAGCCTTGATTGTTTCTAAGCTTAGGGCTGCACGTTGA